A segment of the Candidatus Doudnabacteria bacterium genome:
CTGATGCCTGGCCAGTGTTAGAAGGTTAAGGTTCCTTGCGCAAGCTCGGAGCTCAAGCCCTAATGAACGCCGGCAGTAACTATAACTGTCCTATGGTAGCGAAATTCCTTGTCGTGTAAGTTACGACCCGCACGAATGGCATAACGAGTAGGGGACTGTCTTAAGGATTAACCCGATGAATTTACATTGACGGTAAAGATGCCGTCTACCCGCAACAAGACGGAAAGACCCTATGAAGCTTTACTATAGGGTGTCATTGATGCAAGAATTTTTTTGTTTAGCATAGGTGGGAGCCTTTGAATCCTCGGCGCCAGCTGAGGTGGAGGCAACAAGTGAAATACCACCCTAAAAGATTTTTGTTTCTAACCAATATTTAACCAAGATTGGAACAGTGGCTCCTGGGTAGTTTAACTGGGGCGGTTGCCTCCTAAATGGTAACGGAGGCGTTTATTAAGGTAAGCTTAGCTCCGATGGAAACGGAGCTGGACGCGCAAACGCAAAAGCTTGCTTGACTGCAAGGCTGGCACGCCGCGCAGATACGAAAGTAGAAGTTAGTGATCCGACCATCCTTCGTGGAAGGGTGGAAGCTCAACGGATAAAAGTTACTCTAGGGATAACAGGCTGATCGAATTGATCGAATCCAAGAGTCCATATCGACGATTCGGTTTGGCACCTCGATGTCGGCTCATCGCATCCTGGGGCTGGAGAAGGTCCCAAGGGTTTGGCTGTTCGCCAATTAAAGCGATACGCGAGCTGGGTTCAAAACGTCGTGAGACAGTTTGGTCCTTATCTGTTGTGGGTGTTCGAAACTTGAGTGGGTACATCCTTAGTACGAGAGGACCAGGATGTATAGACCTCTGGTGTATTCCGTTGTCCCGTCCGGGGCATGGCGGAGTAGCTAGGTCTAGTTAAGATAAACGCTGAATGCATATAAGCGTGAAGCTGTCCACAAAACTAGGTTTCGTTGCGCTATACGCGCGATAGGTTCGGGGAAGGACTACCCCGTACAAAAACCAATGCTTCGCGGTGCGGAGTGCTGGTCTATAGGTTGCAGGTGTAAGCACAGTAATGTGTTGAGCCGAGCAATACTAATCAACCGAAAGTTTAATTCAAAATTAAAATTTTCCTCAGAAAATTTTATCCCGAGGATATATTTCTTGGGAAGGTTTTAGTTTTTTTGACTAGCAGTTAGTGATTATTAAAAATTACATAATTGTGTGCTGGGTAATGGAGTTGGGCGGATATGTTGTTGACGCGAAACCGGCGTGCGGAGTTTCTACCGTCCACGTTTCGAGGTTAGCGAATACACAACTTCTTCCCATCCTGGGAAAGTTACCAGGCTGGTGGGGCATTGTCTTGACCGCGTAATAAGGTCAAGACGCGACAGATGTCTGCCTAAGCCAGTCTGGTAACTCTTCCCGGTTTCAAAAGTTACAAATTCGACTGTGAGATGTATTCCATCAAGAGTGAGTGAGGTGGAAGCAGGCTGCGGCCGAAGCGTCAAATCCTAACCTGTTGCGGGTTAGGACACAGTTCGGATACCGGAAAGTCACCAGGCTAAGTGAACAACGGCGCAACCTCCCCGGTTGCGAGGGAACGTTTGTCTGCGGTCTGGTGACTCTTCCCGGTTTTAATGGGGAAGGTTGCGGTTCTGAAACACGATGCAATTGGTTCGTGCGACGAACGGTAACTGACCCCCGCCAATTTCAAGGAGAAATAAGTTTGTGGGCGTGTAGCTCAGACGGTAGAGTGCTGAATTAGGATCGACTTTCTTTGCCATGTCGTCTCCTGATCAGAAGCCGCAGGTTCGAGTCCTGCCACGTCCACCAACCTTTGCAACAAGAGTGGGATTAACTCAATGGTAGAGTGCCGCCTTGCAAAGGTGGAAGTTGGTGGGTTCGAATCCCATGTCCCGCTCCAACTTTTTTGGCGAAGACAACAAATTCGCCTCCATTTCCCAGCACGCAAGATAAGATGCCGATTGACGAAAGGCAATATTTTTGCTAAAATAATTAAGTATGCAAAGATATTCTGCTTCGTTAAAGTTGGTTGGTTTGTTGTTGGTCATTGCGGCAATAGGCATCATTGTCTTTGCTGTAACGAGCAACACATTATAAATTTCATTTAATCTCCTCGTGTTTCAAGGCTTGTGGCCCGACCTGATCCCATCCCGAACTCAGAAGTCAAACGCAAGACCGCCGATGATACTTCAGTGTAAGACTGACGGGAAAGTAGGCAATGCGGGGTTTTTAATTTGTCTAAAATATTGCGTGTAGATATGCCTGTAAGCACTAGACATAATTATGGATTTCCGCTAGGCTTTGGAACATTGGGAGGACTTATGAAAAGGCTTCTTTTTCTGGTTTTTGGAGTAATTTGTGCTTGGTTTTTTGTTTTCGTCTTCGGCTTCGCAGATCCTTCGCAATTTCCAGAACCCTGGGTTTGGGTTATCATTCCAAGCGCATTTACTTTGGCCATTACGTGTTTCGCTGGCGCTGTAATGTCCCCATCAGATAAATTTGAGTGGCAACTGTTGTTTTTATTTGGAATGGCAGTCGCGGGATTAAATGCCACTTTTACATGTTTTTTTACTTTTCTGGTGAAATTTAAGGATGGAGGTAATTCCGGCCGCCTATCTGGTGGCAACAGTCATTTTGGGCTCGCTCACTTCTCTTTTTTGGGGAGCTGAGCCTTGTTACCCGAATCAGAAAAAAAAAGCATAATGTTTTCACGGCTGCGCGCAATGCGTAGCCTTTTTATTGCTGCCGGGCAAGCGATATGAACGAGCGCTAGCAATACAGATGAATATGCGTATTTGCCAAAAGGCCATTTGAGGGTTATTATTTCTAATATGACAGAAGCAACCGTCCCAAAAAGCGAACCTGAGCTCGTCCAGCAGGTGGAAAAGATGTACTTCGCGGTCCAGAGAAACCTGACCATAGAAGCCAAGAATATTATTTGGCATTGCCTGGAAACAGCCAAAGAGTACTATCCGACAACTTCATATAAAGAAGATTGGGTAGGGATGTTACACGCTCTGCAGGATGTTATAAATGACTTTGAAAATCAACTGTCCGGGCAAGCGGAACTAAAGCTCCATGCGCTGCAAAAAAATTTAGAAGAACTTAAAAAGAAAGAGACAGGCAAGTAAACTGCTCCCCGAAGTATCGATCATTTTCGGGCCGCGCGCATGCGTGGCTTTTTTAAAGAAACTTGACAAACAATTGGCTCGGAGTTAAACTCTTTTTTGTACGAATTAAAAGCAAAATAAACATATGGTTCCCACCTATGAGGCCTATATTGAAGACGAGGAGTCAGATGCGGAAAATGACGAGATCGAAGAAGTGATCACCGACATTGAAGATGAGTGTGCCTTAGTTTTTGACAACGAGGCCAATGGCAAAATGCTGAATGAAATTTTTGACGCCGCCAGGGCTAATTATGAAAAAGACCGCAGCGGTTGGAAAAGCTTTTTCGGCGACTTGAAGTTCGAATTGATCGCAACTGATGATGAAGACAACCTGCGGGATATTCTCTCTCATCATTTAAGAAAGGCCAGGCTGGAATTAAGCTGATGCGAATCATCGCTGACCTACAAATCCATTCAAAATACTCCCGAGCGTGTTCCCAGGACCTGAATCCTGGGAACATTGGTAAGTGGGCGGATAAAAAAGGCATCCAGGTGATCGGCACCGGAGACTTTACGCATCCCAAGTGGCTGGCGGAACTCAAAGATGCTTTGGAAGAAACCAAGCCCGGGCTTTATCAGCTCAAGGACAGATCCGCAAGGGCTTATTTTATGCTGACCGCGGAAGTGTCGTCTATCTATAAACAGGGCGACAAGGTCCGCAGGATCCACAATATGATCTTGGCCCCGAATTTTGCAGCAGTTGAAAAGATAATTGCGGGTTTGGAAAAAACAGGCGCCAATCTTAAGTCCGACGGCCGGCCGATCATGGGCGTGAAGTGTCCGGACCTGGTCAAAATAGTTTTAGATGCAGATCCCGGGAATGTGATCATTCCGGCGCATGCCTGGACCCCGCATTTCGGGTTGTTCGGCTCGCTTTCAGGGTTTGACACGATCGAAGAAGCCTTCGGCGACCAGGCAAAGCATATTTTTGCGATTGAAACCGGGTTGTCATCTGACCCAAAGATGAATTGGCAGATCTCGAGGCTTGATAATTATAGTTTGGTATCCAATTCTGATGCGCACAGTTTGCGGAAGATCGGCCGCGAAGCCAATGTCTTTGAAATTCCTGAAGAAAAATTATCATTTGATGAAATTATCCGGGTGATCAAAGATAAAAACCCAAAAGAATTTTTGTTTACAATAGAATTCTTCCCGGAAGAGGGCAAATATCATCTGGATGGGCACGCGGACTGCAAGTTCTCCTGTTTGCCGAAAGAAACCAAGCGATTGAAAGGAATTTGCCCGGTTTGCGGCAAGAAATTATTGATCGGCGTTTTAAACAGGGTTGAGGCGTTGGGGGATAGGGAATTCGGCTTTATCCCAAAACGCGCAATTCCGTTTAGAAGTGTTATTCCCTTGGAAGAGGTGATAGCTGAAACATACGGCACCGGTATTGGCAAAAAAGTTTTGGAAACATATGAACGAATGGTTAGTAACGCCCCCGGCGCTGTCGCGCCACCCCCTCTTAATTTAAGAGGGGGTAGGGGGAGTTATTATACAGAGTTTGAGATACTCTTAGATTTACCACGAGAGGAAATAGTAAAAATTTCCGACCCGATTGTGGCAGAATCAATCATCCGTATTCGGGAAGGCAAAGTCCGCATTGAAGGCGGGTATGACGGAGTGTTTGGTAAAATCCATATATATTCTGACGAGGAAAGAAAGAAAGCCGAACAGCATAGTTTGTTTTGAATATTTAATCGCAATTCCGAACTTGTTTCGGAATCTCAGATTAAAAGACCCTGAACCAAGTTCAGGGTTGCGATACGAAACCCCAGGCCTTGACATGGGCTTGGCTTTTTTGATAGGTTGGAAATATCCAAGGAGGCGAGCCATGGTGGGGAGTTTCGAGTCCGACGCGCAGCCGCAGTTCTGCTCCGATTGTGAAATCAAAATGGTCTTTGTGCCGGGCACACAGACCGACGGCGCCCATTTCATCTGTCCGAAATGCGGGTCTACGATGCCTCATCCGACTCCACTGCCGCTGATCCCTTTCACTGCCGCATGCTTCCAAGCCTTTTGGCTTCGGCCGCATCCGCTGCTGGGAAATCAGATCCCGGCCGACGTTTGGCTTCAGGGCCCTGAGATGCGGGAGCACATCAGGAATCTTCTGGGACTTGAATGGTCCTGACGTCAGGGTCAACACGCGACCAAACCAATCGGTGAGGTCGTTCTTTTTTTGTGATATAATTTTGGCATGAGATGATTGTTTGATTTTGCTGCAGGAGGTTTTATGCCAGAGGCGAAGTACTGCGGCCTGGATAGCCCGGCTCCGGACGGACTAAGGTTCCTACCGAAAACGAATGTCTATGACCGCAACATGTTGGCGCATCTGACGCGCGAACATGTCACGATGCCCGAACCTCAGATCAAAGAATTCGTGGAAGCCGTCACGCCCGATATGCGTTCGGAGTGGGATGCGGAGAATCTCTGTCGATTGCTGGTCATCCAGCCGCGGCAAGCAGGGTTCGCCTCATTCAGTCCGGAATTTGAGGCGTGTGAGGCACATTGGCGCCGCGACGAACTTGATCATTTTCGCATGTTCAGCCTGCTGATCGGTCTGCTGACCGGCAGATCAGCAGAAGCTATCGAAGCCGAGATGCGGCCGGAGGATCCTGATTACACGAATCAGAGACCGATCATCGGCCAAGAGCTTGAGATCGCTTTGGCCCTGGCATGGGACGAGTTCTTTACGACCTACTACTACGGCCAGGATCGCGCTCTTTATCGCGCGCTTGGCCATCCCAAATTTTTGCGCTGGTTCAACCAGGTCATCAGGGACGAAAAGCTCCACTTCGATAATTTCAGTTCGGTCGCCATCAGCTGCCATGCGAACAGAGCCTCGGAATTTCCGGCGATCATCGATCGGCTGGAAAGCATGGAGCTGGCCCGGTCAGAATCCCGCCAACTCGGAAAACGAGTCGATTTCCGGACATTCCTCATGGATCGGGGAAACTCCGAACAGACTCCCAGAGAGATCAAGCGCCTAAGCTCGCAATTTCGGAAAGCCATCACCGGCAAACTGAAGCTCGCGCAAGAGTTCGTTTGATTAAAGCGGCCAAACCCGACAACGGGCGAGGTCGTTTTTTATTTCTGCTGAAGCATTGACATATGTCCGGGTTTTTGCTAGGGTTGGGGTTGTAAGGAGGCTCGGCATGAGTACGTTTCGACTTCCGGCAGAAGTGAGCCTGATGATTGGAATGGCGATTCCTAGAGATAAGCGCAGGCAGTTTTGGACAATGCGCAATGAGCTGCTTGGCAATCAAAGCCCTCAGCAGATCTGGCGTTCAGGCGCTGCGGGCCGAAAGAAGATCCGTGAGTTTATCCTCGCGGCCAAAAGCGGGGACATAACATGACGGACAGCGGCTAAGCCCACGGGCGAGGTCGTTCTTTTTTTTGTTTCTGCGGAGCATTGACTAATGCTTGGTTTTCTGATATACTTTATTGTTCAGCGAATTTCCGCTGGCATCCAAGGAGGAGCATTTGGCAAAAAAACGATACCCAAAGTCAAAGTTGCGGACGTATAAAAATCCCGATAACCTAAAGACGGCGGAGCGAGCTGAGCGTGAAGCCAAATTGCTCCGGAGATTGGATCAACGCGCTTTATTTATACCGGCTTCGCTGATGCTGTCTTGTAATGTCCTCACACCCGAAGGCCGCATGAGGATATTTGGTTTGGGCAGGCTTGAGACTGACAGTTTCGGATCAGACATCAAAGGTCTGAGCACCGACTCGAATGTACTGCGAATCATAAAGGAGCGTCTGGCTCAGAAGATTCGTCCGGGAGAGCAGGAAGTGGTGGTCACTCTTCGCTTAGGGAAGAAAGGACAGGGGGTTCGAGTCCGTCTGTAATTGATGTTGCTTTATGCGACCAAACCCCGATAACGGGCGAGGTCGTTCTTTTTTTGTTTTTTTGATATACTTAGCCCATGCAAAAATATATCGCTGTTGTAAATCCGCGGATGGATGATGACGAAATTTCCAGTCTGATCGCCAAAGATATTGCCGGCGCGCTTTTTGAGATCTCACATCAAAATTATCCGCTGGCCGCGAAGATCATTCGGCAGATAAAAGAGCAAAGCGCTTTGCATAACCGGCCGATCAGCATTATCCAGGATGTTTCGAACATGGAAGACCCGCTTGATCTGCAATTTGGGCTGCGAAGCGGGGTGGATTGGGTGGCAACTGACCGCCCTGAGCACGTTAGATTGTCCAAAGGGTTTAATAAACTGCCTGGTGTGATCTTTAAAGGCCGCGATCTGCCGAAACGCCTGCGCGTGGATAGTGTCATGGCGGACGGTTTTTTGGATCCTGATGCTGAAGTTATCGGGATGCAAAATGGGCAGATCAAGCACTTGATCTCGGAACATCCTGACCAACGGGTTTTGGATGCATTAGCAGATATCCTATCTTATGCCGCAACTTCGGCAATCGCTGTGTCTGATCTTGACCTGGCGAAGGCTTTGTCTTTCAGGCGTGCCAGTAAGAAAATATTTTTTGCACCCAAGGATAAGAGTGCTGCAGCCCGGGGCGGGATTTATTGGGGTGTTTATCCGATCTATATGGGCAACGATCTTATTTCGAGCCTCAAAAATACCCGGTTTGTAAAAAAAGGAGAACGCATGGTGGATGCCACTAATATTAAGCATGTTGCAATTCATTCGATCCCATGAGCAAAAAAAAGATCAAAGCCATAATTTTTGATTTCGGCGGTGTGGTGGCGTACGGCGGATATTTGGATTTTATCAGGCATTATTGCGTGGAATGCATGACGCCTTCCGGCATGAAAAAGATTAATAAGATGGAACACCAGGTGAATCTTGGGAATATATCCCAAACGGAATTTTACCGCGAGATAGCAAAGATCTTTCATGTGCATTTGACCCCTGCTCGCATGCATCGTTTGATAGTGAATAAAATGCAAACCAACTCATCTTTGGTTCGCTTGATCCCAAAATTGAAGAAAGCCAAAATTATTCTATTCAGCAATTCCATAGGCTACATGGCCGCGGAAGTTATGAAAGCGAGACATCTGAGCAGTAAAAAATTATTTGACCGCGTGTTCTTATCCAACATCATGCATCTGGCCAAGCCGGACGAAAAATCTTACGAGTTTGTTCTGAAAAAACTTAAAGTAAAACCCGCCGAATCGCTGATGGTAGACGATAGAATAGAAAACATTCTGCCCGCTAAGCGACTGGGCATGAACGGTATCGTTTTCAAAAACACCCGGCAATTTGCCGGGGAATTAAAAAAATACGAGTTGATTTAGAGTTGATTTCTATGCCGAAATAAGCTACAATGAGGCGACTAAACGCCTTATTTTGTTAAATAGGAAGGGTCGCATAGTGGCCTAGTGCACGCGCTTGGAAAGCGCGCATACCGCAAGGTATCGGGAGTTCGAATCTCCCCCCTTCCGCCAGAGAATTTATAATGGAAGAAATAATTTTAAAAGAACTACTGGTCATTCCAGGTATCGGAAAAAGCATTGCGCAAGATTTATTTGATCTGGGAATCAGAAAGGTTTCGGACTTGAAGGGCAAAGATCCGGAGAAACTTTATAAAGATTTTTGCTATCTGCAAGGGCAGCAGATAGACAGATGTTTATTGTATGTTTTTCGGGGAGCAGTTTATTTCGCCAGCCATAAAACTCACGATCCTGAAAAATTAAAGTGGTGGAACTGGAAAGATCAAAATGGCGGAAGATAAGAAAAAATGGAAGCGGGAGATCTCGGCCGGCGGCGTTGTTTATAAGAAACAAAAGGGCCAGATTTTCGTATTAATGATCATGCCTACGGGCAGAAAGTACGGTCCACCCGAGGGCTACTGGGCTTTTCCCAAAGGCAAAATAGACGAAGGGGAGGACAAGAGGCATGCCGCGCTGCGGGAAGTTAAGGAAGAAACAGGCGTGCAGGCAAAGATCATGGAAGATCTGAGCTATGTTAAGTTTTTTCGAAATTACGACCAGACGCTTAAGTTTGTCCATTATTTTTTGATGGAATATGCCTTGGGCAAGCTTGCTGACCACGACAGGGAAGTCGCAAAGGTGAAGTGGTTCAAATTAAGCGAGATTGAATCTCATCTGAAATGGCCTGCTGATAAAGAAGTTTTTGAGAGAGCGAAGAAAATATTAGAAAATGTCTAAAGGTCTAATTTCTGAATTTCTAAATTAGGCATTCAGGACTTGAGAAATTTTCGTTTATGTTCGATTCACCGATTGACGAGATCAAATCCCGGCTGACCATTACTGAAGTTCTGGGAGATTATATCCAGATGAAGAAAGCCGGGACGAATTTTAAAGCGGTTTGTCCGTTCCATTCGGAAAAAACGCCGTCTTTAATGGTGTCGCCGTCAAAACAGATCTGGCACTGCTTTGGCTGCGGCCTGGGCGGGGATATTTTTGAATTCATCAAACTGATAGAGAACGTAGAGTTTCCCGAAGCGCTTGCGGATCCTGGCGGACCGCGCCGGCGTAGAACTGAAAAAACCGACAGTTGAGCAGATCCAGATGGGGCGAGAAAAAAGATGTGCTGTTTGAGATCAACCTGCAAGCCGCCAAGTATTTTGCCAAAGTTCTGTGGGAATCCAATGCCGGTTCCGAAGCCCTATCTTACCTACGCAAGCGGGGACTGACCGATCAGACGATCAAAAATTGGCAGCTGGGTTTGCACCGGATGATTTTCATTACCTTGAGAATTTTTTGGCCAAAAGTTTTGACAAAAAAGATATTGAGCAGGCTGGTTTGATCGTCAAAAGCGACCGAGGTGATCACTTTGACCGTTTTCATGACCGGATCATGTTCCCGATCACGAGTTTGCACGGCCAAGTTGTGGGCTTTACCGGCCGACTGCTTCACGATAAACCCAACACCGGCAAATACGTAAATAGCCCGGAGACCCCGATCTATAACAAGAGCCAGGTCATCTATGGTTTGTACCAGGGAAAAAATACGGTCCGCAAAGAAAATCGCGCAGTGGTTGTGGAAGGGAACATGGATGTCATCGCCTGCCATCAGATCGGTTTTAGCCAAACTGTGGCTTCTTCCGGCACGGCCCTCACCGAGCAGCAGCTTTTGATTCTGCAAAGATTTACCAATAATCTTATTTTTGCTTTTGATTCAGACGCGGCCGGTTCCACGGCTACGAAACGGGCGTTGGAACTGGCGTTAAATCAGGGGTTCAATGTGAAGATCGCGGAGCTTGGAGGCGCCAAGGACCCGGATGAGCTGATCAGGCGGGGGATCGGGCTATGGGAGAAAGCGGTTGAGGGAGCGGAGAATTACGTTGACTTCTTTTTTGACCGGATCTTTGCGCAATATGATCCGACGAAAGTCGATGATAAGCGGCAAATCACCAAAGAACTGGGGCCTTTGATCTTTCGCGTGAC
Coding sequences within it:
- a CDS encoding endonuclease Q family protein: MRIIADLQIHSKYSRACSQDLNPGNIGKWADKKGIQVIGTGDFTHPKWLAELKDALEETKPGLYQLKDRSARAYFMLTAEVSSIYKQGDKVRRIHNMILAPNFAAVEKIIAGLEKTGANLKSDGRPIMGVKCPDLVKIVLDADPGNVIIPAHAWTPHFGLFGSLSGFDTIEEAFGDQAKHIFAIETGLSSDPKMNWQISRLDNYSLVSNSDAHSLRKIGREANVFEIPEEKLSFDEIIRVIKDKNPKEFLFTIEFFPEEGKYHLDGHADCKFSCLPKETKRLKGICPVCGKKLLIGVLNRVEALGDREFGFIPKRAIPFRSVIPLEEVIAETYGTGIGKKVLETYERMVSNAPGAVAPPPLNLRGGRGSYYTEFEILLDLPREEIVKISDPIVAESIIRIREGKVRIEGGYDGVFGKIHIYSDEERKKAEQHSLF
- a CDS encoding HAD family phosphatase — protein: MSKKKIKAIIFDFGGVVAYGGYLDFIRHYCVECMTPSGMKKINKMEHQVNLGNISQTEFYREIAKIFHVHLTPARMHRLIVNKMQTNSSLVRLIPKLKKAKIILFSNSIGYMAAEVMKARHLSSKKLFDRVFLSNIMHLAKPDEKSYEFVLKKLKVKPAESLMVDDRIENILPAKRLGMNGIVFKNTRQFAGELKKYELI
- a CDS encoding helix-hairpin-helix domain-containing protein; translation: MEEIILKELLVIPGIGKSIAQDLFDLGIRKVSDLKGKDPEKLYKDFCYLQGQQIDRCLLYVFRGAVYFASHKTHDPEKLKWWNWKDQNGGR
- a CDS encoding NUDIX domain-containing protein, producing the protein MAEDKKKWKREISAGGVVYKKQKGQIFVLMIMPTGRKYGPPEGYWAFPKGKIDEGEDKRHAALREVKEETGVQAKIMEDLSYVKFFRNYDQTLKFVHYFLMEYALGKLADHDREVAKVKWFKLSEIESHLKWPADKEVFERAKKILENV
- a CDS encoding CHC2 zinc finger domain-containing protein, with translation MFDSPIDEIKSRLTITEVLGDYIQMKKAGTNFKAVCPFHSEKTPSLMVSPSKQIWHCFGCGLGGDIFEFIKLIENVEFPEALADPGGPRRRRTEKTDS
- a CDS encoding toprim domain-containing protein; protein product: MAAGFAPDDFHYLENFLAKSFDKKDIEQAGLIVKSDRGDHFDRFHDRIMFPITSLHGQVVGFTGRLLHDKPNTGKYVNSPETPIYNKSQVIYGLYQGKNTVRKENRAVVVEGNMDVIACHQIGFSQTVASSGTALTEQQLLILQRFTNNLIFAFDSDAAGSTATKRALELALNQGFNVKIAELGGAKDPDELIRRGIGLWEKAVEGAENYVDFFFDRIFAQYDPTKVDDKRQITKELGPLIFRVTDPVSRAHYVRKLANGINVAENSIWDIINKLSMPKPVRAAIKNEPHKMRREVLIDQLLGLSISQKNTTMLQQFKLQDFGLRAEIFRLLTESQPDLEKLSRANPELAATLELLVFAAEIDLKEQQLDPKTELPKIADQLQQMVIRQRMQELSEQLKNAEQNKNKILIDELSKEYMILSNRIKISN